A window of Chitinophaga sp. MM2321 contains these coding sequences:
- a CDS encoding DUF5103 domain-containing protein, which translates to MRTAAFILIMVLIPFLFTGSAAAQVNVITPDHVYYNNIKSVKFNQQGDPLSMPMYTIGGGEKLELSFDDMDNDVKNYYYSFVLCNADWTQAQVNPFDYMRGFSETRILDYRLSSVALQRYTHYSVQLPGTNSYPVKSGNYLLKVYLDSDTTQLAFTRRMFVVENKAGLSGYIQQPVSPKLFRTHQKVNFEVNMGALNIQNPFDQVKVVILQNYRWDNAITNLKPQFINGNVIKYNTEIDCVIPGGKEYRWIDLRSFRLQTERVQRSEYHSSSTDVYAVPDHERADKVYQFIKDVNGKFYLATLDDYNPNFEGDYASVHFSFVAPEPYAGYDMYIFGEMTSYECNSTNKLTYNGASRAYEGTLFLKQGYYNYIYGLVDKTLPHPKFNTDLTEGDYWETENNYTILLYFRPLGGRSDELVSSITLNSILNRK; encoded by the coding sequence ATGCGTACAGCAGCATTTATTCTTATAATGGTTTTGATACCATTCCTGTTTACCGGCAGTGCGGCTGCGCAGGTAAACGTCATCACTCCGGACCACGTTTATTACAACAATATTAAGTCAGTAAAATTCAACCAGCAGGGAGATCCGCTGAGTATGCCTATGTATACGATAGGTGGTGGTGAGAAGCTGGAGTTGTCTTTTGATGACATGGATAATGATGTAAAGAACTACTATTATTCTTTTGTTCTCTGTAATGCCGACTGGACGCAGGCGCAGGTGAATCCGTTTGATTATATGCGCGGGTTTTCCGAAACAAGGATCCTTGATTACCGGTTGTCGAGTGTTGCCCTGCAAAGGTATACCCACTATAGCGTACAGCTGCCCGGCACTAACAGCTATCCGGTAAAATCCGGTAACTACCTGCTGAAAGTGTACCTGGACAGTGACACCACGCAACTGGCCTTTACCCGGAGAATGTTTGTAGTAGAGAATAAAGCAGGATTGTCTGGTTATATCCAGCAGCCGGTAAGCCCTAAGTTATTCCGCACACATCAGAAAGTGAATTTTGAAGTTAATATGGGAGCCCTGAACATTCAGAACCCTTTTGACCAGGTGAAGGTGGTGATCCTTCAGAACTACCGCTGGGACAATGCCATCACCAATCTGAAACCACAGTTTATTAATGGCAATGTGATCAAGTATAATACAGAAATTGATTGTGTGATACCCGGAGGAAAGGAATACCGCTGGATTGATTTGCGGAGTTTTCGTTTGCAGACAGAAAGGGTACAACGATCAGAATATCACAGCAGCAGTACGGATGTATATGCCGTTCCTGATCATGAGCGGGCAGATAAAGTATACCAGTTTATCAAAGATGTAAATGGTAAATTTTATCTCGCCACACTGGATGATTATAACCCTAATTTTGAAGGCGATTATGCATCAGTACATTTTTCTTTTGTAGCGCCTGAACCTTATGCCGGTTATGATATGTACATCTTTGGAGAGATGACCAGCTACGAATGTAACAGTACGAACAAACTTACCTATAATGGCGCCAGCCGGGCTTATGAAGGCACGCTTTTTCTGAAACAGGGGTACTACAATTATATCTACGGACTGGTAGATAAAACATTACCGCATCCAAAATTTAATACAGACCTGACAGAAGGCGATTACTGGGAAACAGAAAATAATTATACCATTCTATTGTATTTCCGCCCGCTGGGAGGAAGGTCTGATGAGCTGGTATCCAGTATAACGTTGAACTCTATATTAAACCGCAAATGA
- a CDS encoding FtsX-like permease family protein, translating into MRLSSFIARRIAFNKASSFSKFIINIAIAATAISVAVMILATALVNGFQQVIQEKIFSFWGHLHINQYQPNAGPLTEEIPFTSTHTLIDSIKLVPGIKTISSYATKSAIIKSEKEIDGIIFKGVDKNYDWPQLQRFMQAGRSLQFNDSSYSPEIMISASTAKDLQIKPNDKVIVYFIQGGGLPPRARKLTVSGIYKTGIEEYDKTYVIGDLNLVRKLNDWDTAQVGGYEITLNDYSTMNDVSHTIDSTALSDELFSRTIRDIYPNIFDWLQLQNQNELIIIVIMTIVAIINMITAILILILERTNMVGILKALGMRNWQMQKIFVIQAGYIILMGMLIGNFFGLGLAFLQQSTGLFKLPEESYYMSVAAISINWVEILLINLGTFTICILVLLIPSLIIRKITPVKAIQFK; encoded by the coding sequence ATGCGTTTATCTTCTTTCATTGCCAGGCGGATTGCTTTTAACAAAGCGTCTTCATTTTCAAAATTCATTATCAACATCGCGATTGCAGCTACTGCCATCAGCGTAGCGGTAATGATCCTGGCAACGGCCCTTGTAAACGGCTTTCAGCAGGTTATCCAGGAAAAGATATTCAGCTTCTGGGGGCACCTGCATATCAACCAGTACCAACCCAATGCCGGCCCGCTGACAGAAGAAATCCCCTTTACTTCCACGCATACACTCATAGACAGTATTAAGCTGGTACCAGGTATAAAAACCATCAGCAGCTACGCCACCAAATCTGCCATCATTAAATCTGAAAAAGAAATAGACGGCATTATTTTTAAAGGCGTGGATAAAAACTACGACTGGCCGCAGCTGCAACGGTTTATGCAGGCTGGCAGATCGCTACAATTCAATGATAGCAGTTATTCCCCCGAAATAATGATCTCGGCTTCTACCGCTAAAGATCTACAGATAAAACCAAACGATAAAGTGATCGTATACTTTATCCAGGGCGGTGGTTTACCACCACGCGCACGCAAGCTCACTGTATCAGGCATCTATAAAACCGGCATCGAAGAATATGATAAAACCTATGTGATCGGTGATCTCAACCTTGTACGTAAACTCAATGACTGGGATACAGCACAGGTAGGCGGTTATGAAATTACGCTGAATGATTACAGCACCATGAACGATGTAAGTCATACCATCGACAGCACCGCACTGTCGGACGAATTGTTTAGCCGTACCATCCGCGATATCTATCCCAATATTTTCGACTGGCTTCAATTACAGAACCAGAATGAACTGATTATTATTGTGATCATGACAATTGTAGCCATTATCAACATGATCACGGCCATTCTCATCCTGATCCTGGAACGCACCAATATGGTAGGCATCTTAAAAGCCCTCGGTATGCGCAACTGGCAAATGCAGAAAATATTTGTAATACAGGCAGGATACATCATACTCATGGGAATGCTCATCGGCAATTTCTTCGGACTGGGACTGGCCTTTCTTCAACAAAGCACGGGTCTGTTCAAGCTCCCGGAAGAATCTTATTATATGTCTGTAGCCGCCATCTCCATCAACTGGGTAGAGATCCTGCTGATTAATCTCGGCACTTTTACCATTTGTATCCTTGTATTGCTGATCCCTTCCCTGATCATCCGGAAAATCACACCAGTAAAGGCGATACAGTTTAAATAG
- a CDS encoding RNA methyltransferase, translating to MLSKAQIKYIQSLQHKKNRQKSSQYIAEGDKIVQELLQAGMPVKAVFASKDWLELHAALFAHLPADAVIEVDAAVLKQLSALTTPHNAMALLDMPVAADQLPAAGTVALALEAIQDPGNMGTLIRIADWFGIPQIICSPDCVDVYNPKTIQATMGSIARVRIAEHDIQDLLRQTSLPSFAATLHGNNIADYPVIKEGIILIGNEGRGLTPEVTAMATHRITIPRLGGAESLNAAVAAGIICGRLLI from the coding sequence ATGTTGTCAAAGGCGCAAATTAAATATATTCAATCATTACAGCACAAAAAAAACCGTCAAAAATCCAGCCAGTATATAGCAGAAGGCGATAAGATAGTGCAGGAGCTGCTACAGGCGGGCATGCCGGTGAAAGCGGTGTTTGCATCAAAAGATTGGTTGGAGCTGCATGCGGCGCTATTCGCGCATCTGCCGGCAGATGCAGTAATAGAAGTAGATGCTGCTGTATTGAAACAACTATCTGCGCTTACAACCCCTCACAATGCCATGGCTTTACTGGATATGCCGGTAGCCGCTGATCAGCTGCCAGCTGCCGGTACCGTTGCCCTGGCGCTGGAAGCCATACAGGACCCCGGTAACATGGGAACACTTATTCGTATCGCCGATTGGTTTGGTATTCCACAGATCATTTGTTCACCGGACTGTGTGGATGTATATAATCCTAAAACCATACAAGCCACTATGGGTAGTATTGCCAGAGTACGTATAGCCGAACACGATATACAGGACTTATTACGGCAAACCAGCCTTCCTTCTTTTGCTGCTACACTGCATGGGAACAATATTGCGGACTACCCGGTTATCAAAGAAGGTATTATCCTTATCGGTAATGAAGGCCGTGGGCTGACGCCAGAAGTAACGGCGATGGCTACACACCGTATCACCATTCCCCGCCTTGGCGGAGCAGAATCGCTCAATGCCGCCGTAGCCGCAGGTATCATTTGCGGGAGACTGCTTATTTAA
- a CDS encoding BamA/TamA family outer membrane protein — protein sequence MQLPPESRIFLLKYLLLLAVLLALGACSNTKYLQKDQSLYVSSKVDVNGDILNSEKQDLRSSLSSKSLMTQQPNKKLLNSRIKVWLYNQKYNEKKSNWFWNIVLSKRNLEEPVVYDSLKTKESVSRMTSYLHNQGFFYASVAYAEKMKRHKTSVTYAVTTGKNFVLDKITYDVPDTAILAIVHANERLSLIKKGVAFKSATLSSERERLTRIIKDAGYYKFNRDAIEFTVDTLNKALFRNTLNPFEGFVNIFNENKGREKPTMDVEVRIKNPEDVGDSTWQQYHISKIYAYPDFPINGNPSDSSLKEDLRKYVTIRSHQDILKPKIMSKSILLRPGEPYSLQQYNNTVNKLYDLGIWQFVTLQYKENKDTANALDAYLFLTPRRKQELGVNFEVSNSSDYTLGSGVSLNYRHINLNKSGTQLGMSLNTGIELLRTQQGPWVLQSREFGGEVSLTWPRFALPFNIKQANRSNVKTRLSLGANFLSRIEKFDISSINLSYGYDWNETSYKRWIVRPFTLNYVGVTLNQLFKDSTVDKNPYLKRSFEPALIGGENISFIYSNNDLLHQRHYSYFRVNLEESGLWLNGINSLVSAASGRKNNLETLTNVNISNFVKLEADYRHFWKLGVHGALATRVYAGVGIPYSTSQVLPYIRQFTAGGPNSIRAWRLRTLGPGSFKDSSSTAQIFPDQTGDMKLEGNVEYRFDLLRMFGGTINLKGATFLDMGNIWMIKKDPDRPGSDFQFNQLYRDLAMGTGVGVRLDFSFFLIRLDWGIPLKVPYFTGNKNGWYVGEWDLKDGEWRKNNIIWNIAIGYPF from the coding sequence ATGCAGCTGCCACCCGAATCAAGGATTTTCCTGCTGAAATATTTGCTGCTATTGGCTGTACTGCTGGCTTTGGGCGCTTGCTCCAATACTAAGTACCTGCAAAAAGATCAGTCGTTATATGTGAGTAGTAAGGTAGATGTGAATGGAGATATCCTCAATTCCGAGAAACAGGATCTCCGTAGTTCGCTCTCCTCTAAGTCATTGATGACACAACAACCCAACAAAAAATTGCTGAACAGCCGCATTAAGGTATGGCTGTACAATCAAAAATATAATGAGAAAAAATCCAACTGGTTCTGGAATATCGTGCTATCTAAAAGAAATCTGGAAGAACCGGTAGTCTATGACTCTCTCAAAACAAAAGAGTCTGTCTCCCGGATGACCAGTTATCTCCATAACCAGGGCTTCTTTTATGCTTCCGTAGCCTATGCGGAAAAAATGAAACGCCATAAAACCAGTGTTACCTACGCCGTAACAACCGGTAAGAACTTTGTACTGGACAAAATCACCTACGATGTACCGGATACCGCTATCCTGGCCATTGTACACGCTAATGAAAGGTTATCACTGATTAAAAAAGGTGTGGCATTTAAATCTGCTACCCTGTCTTCCGAAAGAGAAAGGCTCACAAGGATCATCAAAGATGCCGGTTATTACAAGTTTAACCGTGATGCCATAGAGTTTACGGTTGATACACTTAACAAGGCATTGTTCCGTAATACCCTCAATCCGTTTGAAGGGTTTGTAAATATTTTTAATGAGAACAAAGGCCGGGAAAAACCCACGATGGATGTGGAAGTACGTATCAAAAACCCGGAGGACGTGGGTGACTCCACCTGGCAGCAGTATCATATCAGCAAAATATATGCATACCCCGACTTCCCCATTAACGGCAATCCTTCAGACAGTAGCCTGAAGGAAGATCTCCGGAAATATGTGACCATCCGCTCCCATCAGGATATACTGAAGCCAAAAATAATGTCGAAGTCCATCCTGCTCAGACCGGGAGAACCTTATTCCTTGCAGCAATACAATAATACCGTTAACAAGCTGTATGACCTGGGTATCTGGCAGTTTGTAACACTCCAGTACAAAGAAAACAAGGATACCGCCAATGCACTGGATGCTTACCTTTTTCTTACGCCCCGCCGCAAACAGGAGCTGGGCGTAAACTTTGAGGTGAGTAACAGTTCCGACTATACGCTGGGATCGGGGGTAAGTCTTAACTACCGGCATATCAACCTGAATAAAAGCGGCACACAGCTGGGTATGAGCCTGAATACAGGCATAGAACTACTCCGCACCCAACAGGGTCCATGGGTATTACAATCCAGGGAATTTGGCGGAGAAGTAAGTCTCACGTGGCCACGCTTTGCACTGCCCTTCAATATAAAGCAGGCAAACCGCTCCAACGTAAAAACCAGGTTATCACTAGGCGCTAACTTCCTGTCACGTATTGAGAAGTTTGACATCTCCAGTATCAATCTTTCCTACGGGTATGACTGGAATGAAACCAGTTATAAACGCTGGATAGTACGCCCTTTCACGCTAAACTACGTGGGCGTTACACTTAACCAGCTATTCAAGGATTCTACTGTAGACAAGAATCCCTATCTGAAACGCAGCTTTGAACCCGCGCTGATAGGTGGAGAAAATATTTCTTTCATCTACAGTAATAATGATCTGCTGCATCAGCGCCATTACAGTTATTTCAGGGTAAACCTGGAAGAGTCAGGTCTGTGGCTGAATGGCATCAACAGCCTGGTAAGTGCCGCCTCCGGGAGAAAGAACAACCTGGAAACGCTGACGAATGTAAATATTTCAAATTTTGTGAAGTTGGAAGCAGATTACCGCCACTTCTGGAAACTGGGTGTTCATGGCGCCCTCGCAACAAGAGTATATGCCGGTGTGGGCATTCCTTACAGCACTTCACAGGTACTCCCTTATATCAGGCAGTTCACTGCCGGTGGTCCTAACAGTATCCGTGCATGGCGTTTACGCACACTGGGGCCCGGCTCTTTTAAAGATTCCTCCTCTACGGCACAGATCTTCCCGGATCAGACAGGTGATATGAAACTGGAAGGCAACGTGGAATACCGCTTCGACCTGCTACGCATGTTTGGTGGTACCATCAACCTCAAAGGCGCCACCTTCCTGGATATGGGCAATATCTGGATGATCAAGAAAGATCCGGACAGACCCGGTTCCGACTTCCAGTTTAATCAACTCTACCGCGACCTTGCTATGGGCACCGGTGTAGGTGTGCGGCTGGACTTCTCTTTCTTCCTCATCCGGCTGGATTGGGGTATACCATTGAAGGTACCTTACTTCACCGGTAATAAAAACGGCTGGTATGTAGGTGAATGGGATCTGAAAGATGGTGAGTGGCGCAAAAACAATATTATCTGGAATATTGCTATTGGTTATCCGTTTTAG
- the truB gene encoding tRNA pseudouridine(55) synthase TruB: MQTNENVNYLEGAVILIDKPLTWTSFDVVRKIRNVTKAKIGHAGTLDPLATGLLICCTGKMTKKINEYQAQEKEYTGTFTLGATTPTFDKESEPENFKEITGIDEAALLAATAPFTGEIMQLPPIHSAIKQNGKPIYLLARKGVDVKVEPRRITITEFEITKTELPVVHFRVVCSTGTYIRSLANDYGAALGCGAYLSSLCRTRIGSFKLEDATSMEDFIAANTVPKTDNQ; the protein is encoded by the coding sequence ATGCAAACAAACGAAAATGTTAATTACCTGGAAGGAGCTGTGATACTGATTGATAAACCTTTAACGTGGACCTCCTTTGATGTAGTACGTAAGATAAGAAATGTTACCAAAGCGAAAATAGGACATGCCGGCACGCTGGACCCATTGGCTACCGGTTTGCTCATCTGCTGCACCGGTAAAATGACAAAAAAAATAAATGAATACCAGGCGCAGGAAAAAGAATATACGGGCACTTTTACATTAGGTGCTACCACGCCTACGTTTGATAAAGAGTCTGAACCGGAAAATTTCAAAGAGATCACCGGTATCGATGAAGCTGCGTTACTGGCTGCCACCGCACCTTTTACCGGGGAAATTATGCAGTTGCCGCCTATTCATTCCGCTATCAAACAGAACGGGAAGCCTATTTACCTGCTCGCCAGAAAAGGAGTGGACGTAAAAGTAGAGCCGCGCAGGATTACAATCACTGAATTTGAGATCACTAAAACCGAACTGCCTGTAGTACATTTCAGGGTAGTATGCAGTACGGGTACGTATATACGTTCTTTAGCAAATGATTATGGTGCTGCTTTAGGTTGCGGCGCTTATCTGAGCAGTCTTTGCAGAACCAGGATAGGCTCCTTCAAACTGGAAGATGCCACCAGCATGGAGGATTTCATTGCAGCCAACACCGTTCCTAAAACGGATAACCAATAG
- a CDS encoding class I SAM-dependent methyltransferase: MSLEHHKDATLRYQQQVDNSRNYVLPFIQLEFPSLAGLRVMEVGCGEGGVLAPLLEMGCNCVGVDLAPARIELAKSFLEKYTAAGQLKLIAQNIYDVDFLGEFRNSFDVIILKDAIEHIPDQEKIIGHLKQLLSPRGQVYFGFPPWYMPHGGHQQICENKFLSMVPYVHLLPKPLYNGVLRLFGEQQDTIQDLMEVKSTGISIERFERIVKRQHYKITQRRFYLINPIYKYKFGVNAREQWKPIAAIPFVRNFVTTCMYYMIKPDQD; the protein is encoded by the coding sequence ATGTCGCTAGAACATCATAAAGACGCAACGCTACGTTACCAACAGCAGGTAGACAATTCACGCAACTACGTACTGCCTTTTATACAGCTGGAGTTTCCTTCCCTGGCAGGACTTCGGGTAATGGAGGTAGGCTGCGGAGAAGGTGGTGTGCTTGCACCGCTGCTGGAAATGGGCTGCAATTGCGTAGGTGTAGACCTTGCACCAGCCCGTATTGAGCTCGCAAAAAGTTTCCTGGAAAAATATACCGCGGCCGGCCAGTTAAAACTGATCGCCCAAAACATCTATGACGTTGATTTCCTGGGAGAGTTCCGCAACTCTTTTGATGTAATCATTCTCAAAGATGCTATTGAACATATTCCTGATCAGGAAAAAATTATTGGTCACCTGAAACAGTTACTCAGTCCACGCGGACAGGTATACTTCGGTTTTCCGCCCTGGTACATGCCTCATGGCGGCCACCAGCAGATTTGTGAAAATAAGTTCCTGAGTATGGTGCCCTATGTTCACCTGCTACCCAAACCTTTATACAATGGGGTGTTGCGCCTCTTCGGAGAACAACAGGATACTATCCAGGACCTGATGGAGGTAAAGTCTACCGGCATCTCTATCGAACGCTTCGAAAGAATTGTAAAACGCCAGCACTATAAGATCACACAACGCCGGTTTTATCTGATCAATCCTATCTACAAATACAAGTTCGGTGTAAATGCCCGCGAACAATGGAAACCCATTGCGGCCATCCCTTTTGTACGGAACTTTGTAACCACCTGCATGTATTACATGATCAAACCGGACCAGGATTAA
- a CDS encoding shikimate dehydrogenase — MKIYGLIGYPLSHSFSKGFFAQKFEKENITGCLYENFPLPGIADFPTLLQQQPELNGLNVTIPYKQVVIPHLDDLSKAAAQIGAVNCIRFKDGKKTGYNTDVIGFRNSLQPLLQPHHNRALVLGTGGAAKAVIYALQEMGIAYTIISRQATNEALSYSSLDQAAMEAHTLIINTTPLGMYPHIDTLPEIPYQYITSRHLLYDLVYNPPETLFLQRGAAQGAVIKNGHEMLILQAEASWELWNQD; from the coding sequence ATGAAAATTTATGGCCTCATCGGTTATCCGCTCAGCCACTCCTTTTCCAAAGGTTTTTTTGCACAAAAATTTGAAAAGGAAAACATAACAGGATGCCTGTATGAGAATTTTCCCCTCCCCGGTATCGCCGATTTCCCCACCTTATTGCAACAACAGCCAGAGCTGAATGGATTAAATGTTACGATCCCCTATAAACAGGTGGTTATCCCTCATCTCGATGACCTGAGTAAAGCGGCGGCACAGATAGGCGCTGTGAACTGCATTCGTTTTAAAGATGGGAAAAAGACCGGCTACAATACCGATGTGATAGGGTTTAGAAATTCGTTGCAACCCTTGCTGCAACCGCATCATAACCGGGCACTGGTACTGGGTACCGGTGGCGCCGCCAAGGCAGTGATATATGCTTTGCAGGAAATGGGGATTGCCTATACCATCATCAGCCGTCAGGCTACCAATGAGGCTTTATCTTACAGCTCACTGGACCAGGCAGCCATGGAAGCACATACACTCATTATCAATACTACACCGCTGGGTATGTATCCACATATTGATACACTCCCGGAAATCCCTTATCAATATATTACTTCCCGTCACCTGCTATATGATCTGGTGTATAACCCGCCGGAAACATTATTCCTGCAACGCGGCGCTGCACAAGGCGCTGTAATCAAAAACGGGCATGAAATGCTGATCCTGCAAGCGGAAGCATCGTGGGAACTCTGGAACCAGGATTAA
- a CDS encoding phosphosulfolactate synthase: MNFNLTQIPERTKKPRNHGLTMVMDKGLSLEEARNFLSASGPHVDILKLGFGTAFVTPNLREKIELYQSANIPVYFGGTLFEAFLIRNQFDEYVKLVQDYGITYMEVSDGSIIIPHAEKCGYIEKLAKIGLVLSEVGSKDAEHIIPPYKWIELMSTELSAGATYVIAEARESGNVGIYRGSGEVREGLVQEILTQIPAEKIIWEAPQKAQQLYFLELVGCNANLGNLAPNEVISLEAMRVGLRGDSFHLFLDKE; this comes from the coding sequence ATGAATTTTAATCTGACACAGATCCCGGAAAGGACAAAGAAACCCCGCAATCATGGGCTAACCATGGTAATGGATAAGGGGCTTAGTTTGGAAGAAGCAAGAAATTTTTTATCAGCGTCGGGCCCGCACGTAGACATCCTGAAACTGGGCTTTGGTACTGCCTTTGTCACGCCCAACCTGCGTGAAAAGATAGAACTCTACCAATCAGCCAACATCCCTGTTTATTTTGGTGGTACCTTATTTGAAGCATTCCTCATCCGCAATCAGTTCGATGAATATGTAAAGCTCGTACAGGATTACGGGATCACATACATGGAGGTTTCTGATGGTTCTATCATCATCCCCCATGCGGAAAAATGCGGCTATATTGAGAAGCTGGCAAAAATAGGACTGGTACTCAGTGAAGTAGGTTCCAAAGATGCTGAGCACATTATTCCTCCCTATAAATGGATCGAATTAATGAGTACAGAACTATCTGCCGGCGCTACCTATGTCATTGCGGAAGCCCGTGAAAGCGGTAACGTAGGAATCTATCGCGGTAGTGGTGAAGTACGCGAAGGACTGGTTCAGGAAATCCTGACACAGATCCCCGCTGAAAAAATCATCTGGGAAGCTCCACAGAAAGCACAACAACTCTACTTCCTGGAGCTGGTTGGTTGTAACGCCAACCTCGGCAACCTCGCACCAAATGAAGTTATTTCCCTCGAAGCCATGCGTGTCGGCTTGAGAGGAGACTCCTTTCATTTGTTTCTGGACAAAGAATAA
- a CDS encoding tetratricopeptide repeat protein, which translates to MSKDFSFLNEDFDDLRDLLQQFENLRAGKSHSFLDEDSFEQIIDYYDEQDEMPIALQAAEIAIEQFPYSSSLLLKKANLLIETKKYREALNLLEKAAVLDRNDINLYILQTDVYLALNQHQKAADVLNEQINQFTGEDRTELLLELADVYDDWEEFEKVFDCLKMALEFDPTSEEALHKICFWTEFTGRNEESIRLHTYIIDEHPYNHLAWFNLGTAYQGLKLYEKAIDAYQYAVAIDEKFDYAYRNMGDAYIRLRKYADAIEVLQKHLEIAKPEDVIYEAIGHCYERQRKYTQARYYYRKASHLSPNDDKLYYKIAVAYMMEENWENGAKSLLNALKINKQSAEYNMSLGECYLELGKDKDALVHFMNAVRIRPKSAQPWQELIKGLYVSGFLEEALVQLATAEEKAGRKPVFIYFRAAILIAMGKTKEGLLHLETALQQAPKILKKLVELDPAILQHVSVVDLIAQYRRKR; encoded by the coding sequence ATGAGTAAAGACTTTTCATTTTTAAACGAGGATTTTGATGATCTGAGAGACTTGTTGCAGCAGTTTGAAAATCTCAGGGCGGGTAAGTCTCATTCTTTTCTGGACGAGGATTCATTTGAGCAGATCATAGACTATTATGACGAGCAGGACGAAATGCCGATCGCATTACAGGCTGCTGAAATAGCCATTGAGCAATTCCCTTACTCTTCCTCCCTCTTACTTAAAAAGGCCAATTTACTGATAGAGACCAAAAAATACAGGGAAGCCCTGAATTTACTGGAAAAAGCGGCGGTTCTGGACCGGAACGATATCAATCTTTATATCCTGCAAACAGATGTGTACCTGGCGCTGAATCAGCACCAGAAGGCCGCTGACGTGCTGAATGAGCAGATAAACCAGTTTACCGGCGAAGACAGGACGGAATTGCTGCTGGAACTGGCAGATGTGTATGACGACTGGGAAGAATTTGAAAAAGTGTTTGATTGCCTTAAAATGGCCCTGGAATTTGACCCTACCAGCGAGGAGGCCTTACACAAGATCTGCTTCTGGACGGAATTTACCGGTCGTAACGAGGAAAGTATCCGTTTACATACCTATATCATTGATGAGCATCCCTATAATCACCTGGCCTGGTTCAACCTGGGCACGGCCTATCAGGGGCTTAAACTGTATGAAAAGGCTATCGACGCCTATCAGTATGCCGTAGCCATTGACGAGAAATTTGACTATGCCTATCGCAATATGGGCGATGCCTATATCCGTCTCCGTAAGTATGCAGATGCCATAGAGGTGCTGCAGAAACACCTGGAAATAGCCAAACCGGAAGACGTGATCTATGAGGCCATCGGCCACTGTTATGAGCGGCAGCGTAAATATACCCAGGCCCGTTATTATTACCGGAAGGCTTCTCACCTGAGTCCTAACGATGATAAGCTGTACTATAAGATCGCCGTGGCTTATATGATGGAGGAAAACTGGGAAAACGGCGCCAAATCATTACTGAACGCACTGAAAATCAACAAACAGAGCGCCGAATACAATATGAGCCTGGGCGAATGCTACCTGGAGCTGGGCAAGGACAAGGATGCGCTGGTGCATTTTATGAATGCAGTACGGATCCGGCCTAAGAGTGCCCAACCCTGGCAGGAGCTGATTAAAGGATTATATGTATCCGGTTTCCTGGAGGAAGCACTCGTACAACTAGCCACAGCAGAGGAAAAAGCCGGCCGCAAGCCGGTATTTATTTACTTCCGTGCCGCTATCCTGATTGCCATGGGAAAAACCAAGGAAGGGCTGCTTCACCTGGAGACCGCCCTGCAACAAGCACCCAAGATTCTAAAAAAACTTGTGGAGCTGGATCCCGCTATATTACAGCATGTAAGTGTTGTAGACCTCATTGCACAATACCGTCGCAAACGTTAA
- a CDS encoding helix-turn-helix transcriptional regulator, with protein sequence MKNSIKIERAKRDMTQAGLAEKIKVSRQTINAIESGKFIPSTLLALKLAHVFQTRVDELFTLEEADL encoded by the coding sequence ATGAAAAATTCCATTAAAATAGAGCGGGCCAAAAGAGATATGACACAGGCGGGGTTGGCAGAAAAAATAAAAGTATCCAGACAAACGATCAATGCTATTGAATCAGGAAAATTTATTCCTTCTACTTTGTTGGCGTTGAAACTGGCGCATGTGTTTCAAACCAGGGTTGACGAGCTCTTTACATTGGAAGAAGCAGACCTGTAG